A region from the Acidobacteriota bacterium genome encodes:
- a CDS encoding aspartate racemase: MKTIGLVGGTTPESTKIYYEGLIDGARRPGGNPLHNPEIIIYSLNLAELVRLQRDGERSEVVDFLLDVLQRLQRAGAEIGSFTANTPHTYL; the protein is encoded by the coding sequence ATGAAAACCATCGGTCTGGTCGGCGGCACGACTCCTGAATCAACCAAGATCTATTACGAGGGATTGATCGATGGTGCGCGACGGCCGGGCGGCAACCCGCTCCACAACCCGGAAATCATCATCTACAGCCTCAACCTCGCCGAGCTGGTCCGGCTGCAGCGCGACGGCGAACGATCGGAGGTGGTGGATTTCCTTCTCGATGTCCTGCAACGACTGCAGCGGGCCGGAGCCGAGATCGGCTCGTTCACCGCCAACACGCCCCACACCTACCTCG